The Lolium rigidum isolate FL_2022 chromosome 2, APGP_CSIRO_Lrig_0.1, whole genome shotgun sequence genomic interval CCGCTACTGGTCGAAGCATCCACCTTGCTGCACCGTCGCTACTGGTCGAAGCATCCACCTTGCTGCACCGTCGCTACTGGTCGAAGCATCCGCCTTGCTGCACCATCGCTGCCGGTCACAACATCTGCCACGGTAGCATCAAAGACCTTCATTGGCAGCACCCCCTCTCAACAATGGTAGCACAACCACTCTTCCTTGGCAGCACCGGCACCGGTTGCAGCATCGCCAACCGCCGATGGTAGCATCGACGAACTTCATTGGTAGCGCAGCCGTGGTAGCACTGCCGATCGACATCACCGACATCCTTGATGGTTGCACCTATTCCCGCCGATGAAAGGAACTACGCCCACCGCTGGTAGCATGACGTGGCCGCGTTTGCAGCACTAGGCGTGGATGCTTGCGACTGCAGAGTCTGCTGGCAGCGCCCAGCTTGGAGCAAGAGCGGATGCCATTACAGGGATGGAGTCAGGGCCTACGTTGTTGGGGATGGAGGCATGCAGCAATCGTGGGGGACGGAGGCAGCGACGCGTggatggaggcggcggccgtcGCGGGGAAGGAAGCAGTGACGTGCTCCGGCATGGCCGGCCGTCGGGGGAAAGGAGGCGGCGACGCGCGGGACGGAGGCGGCGGCCTTCGCGGCGAATGGAGCCGGTGCCGCTCGAGATGGTCGCCTGCGGCCGTCGCGCAGTAGGAAGCGGCGGCGCACTGCATCGAGGAAGGCTGTCGCTGggaaaggaggcggcggcgcgctccgTCGAGGCCGGTCCTCACGGGGAGAGGAGGCAGCGGCGCTCTACGTAGACGCCGGCCGTCGCAGGGGACGGAGGTAGCGGTGCGCTCCGTCGATGTCGAGCGGGGAAGTTGGGGAGgaccgaggaggaagacgagatgTGAGGAGAGGATAAGATTTGATGGGAACAGAAACGGTGGGACCCGTAAATACTCTCTCCCGTTCGGGACACGCGGCACACACAGAAGCCGGAGGCTGCCAGAGTCGGAACCTCCGAAGGAAAAGAAGCGTTTTCCTAAAAAAAAAGCTGCTTATTTGGGCGAATCTACTGGAACACCACTCGATCCTCATACGAGGACTGCCTGGGTTGCGATGGCGCGAGGAGGAAGCTGCTCGGggcacggccggcggcggcgcaactCCGGTGTACAGCCTCTTTCCCCTGTCTAACTAGGGGGCGGCGTCGTTGGAAATTGGAATGACCATTATGGAGTACATGTGCAGCCTGCTATGGGCTAAGGCCAAGCCCAACGCGCGCGCGCTTGCTGTCTGTTTGTGTATATGCAGCTGCAGTTTGCAGAGCTTTCCCCTGAAAAAAATGGTGCAGAGCTGCTGTGTCCGTACTTGGACCTCACCGTTGCAACCGGTGATCGCCGGGACGTTCAGGTGCTCACAccttggggaagaagaagaagattccgagaAGAACACAAGCAGGACACACCAGTCCCAGCTAGGTCCAACTGTCCAAGTACGGGCACGACACTGTCATCGCTCGTTGCAATGGTGCGCGCGCGGAGCTGCTGTATCTGCAGACATCCTTCGTCTACCGAATATAAAATCTTGATCAGCAGATACTGCTACTTGGGAAAAAAGTGGGGGTGTGATTACCTTGAATGTGCACTATGTTCCAACggttaattaaatcctaacagtTTCTACTCTAAATTAAATACTGCTCCTGTGTTGTTGGTTACAACCTTATTCGACCAAAATTTACTTACAGTGCAACAGGATTTATTCATGGAATGATTCACAATAGAGACATAAATTTTTTTACAGTACAACTGGTTTTGATTAAACAGGGCACTGCAGACATAAAAGAAAATTCAAACAAGAAGACAAGTTATGGAGTACAAGGACTTGGCCGCTTAATTAAACAAACTTCCTGAAAAGCCTTCAGCTATCGTGTAACGAAAACACTACAGTatcattgcagcatgatcagcgcGAATTTCAGCACACGTAAGAAATCGAATCCTAGCATGTGACTGGATGTCCTGGGTCAGGTGCTTCCTCATCGAGCATCTATGCTTCTTCGACGGCGGAAACGTAGTCGGCCTCGGAGGTTTCAGATGTTGGCACAGCCGACATGTCACTCTATCATACAGGTACACATCCTTTAGATTCACCGCTGCTTTCATCACACGCCTGACATGACTGATCATGCAAGATTCAAAGCAGAAGATGATGAGCTTGGTAAGATGGTAGTGCTTGAAATTCAGTGTAGGTGATTCCCACTCTACGCCCTTCTTCTCGCTATACAATTCTTGGCTCCTCTCCTCCTTATCCATTGTCATTTCACATGGGTGATCCATTACCTGCATTCAACCAATAGGACAGGGGTAAATGGAACAGGTTGGTTTTAATGCAGACGTATGTACCCCAAGTAAAAGCACAGGTGTCAAACAGAAAGCAATAGAAGAAACTTTAGGTGTGAGCATACCGTCATGCAGAACTCCTCCAGCAATGCTGCTGCTTCCAGAATGAACATTGTCCACGTGAGATCGTACCCTTCAGGAATGGTATCTAGATTGACAATCCTCAGTCGGTGGAACGCATACGCCACCCTTCTGGTTAGACACTCTGGTTGGAGCCAAATCTGCATCAATAATAAGGACATGATAGGATGAGTAGAGAACCAAGCGAAGCAAGAACCATGTGACGCAAGAACTGAGCAATCATCCCTGAATTACCTTTTCATATCTAAACCCCAAGTGCAGCTCTCGTACAGAGGTCTCAAAAAGTAAAGTGCTCAACTCAACCATTTCATGCCAACTAAGAGCAATAGTTATAAGGGTCACAGCCTCGAGCAATGGGACATGACCAAATGACAGTGGCAGGTTTTTGTACGTCATCCAAAACGCAAATTTTGTTCGAGTGAGTCTCGGAAGCCACTTGAGTTCAACTTTGCCAAAACGGCAATCCTCAAAACTGAGCTCGGCGAGTTGAGCGTGCTCAAACTTGATTGTCATCCAACTCTCTGTCTCGCAGTTCTGAAAACCTAAATATGTCAGCTTCTTACAAGTGACAAGGATATTGGAGAGCATGCCAGATTcagcaaatttcaaattctgCAGGTAGAGCCGTGTCAGACCAGAAAATGCAACCTGACACTCGTTAAAAAACGACAGGAACTGTGCCCCATAgttaataatatcatcaacagtaGCTTGCTGGCGAGCTTTCTGTGTCAAAACAGTGAATTCGGCTTTCTCAATCTTGTGTGTCGCCATAGCATTGCCAACAGCATGT includes:
- the LOC124690996 gene encoding uncharacterized protein LOC124690996, encoding MSSSRKNVLAANDFGRVSLTVAEAYRARYPVPPDMRLPNNDGWRMAVNGVGVPQLPATGTERWRDAIRTQRARLSVEERAQHDAEMSSTDGLVGRMKTWKKHVGRYGRGLAVAEVKHGSSLPPLALAPSPSAPPARSSPAPPPSPPLPPIAAPDQRLEKQHGPATPRSLVGAAPRRRRLIAPPFDDRRYKSPNKDTKGSRAPDFSLTSDFNAGAMGKHNSRQVLLRPWQINAGAMGKKGNRDDRLSALPDDILVNILDRLDVPEAARTSILSKRWIRLSSELSHLTINAKDFVPEGLSNGNIYYISVDDLVQMNAAAAEVTKSMLTRRVPAEHTIRLLSTTFYLRDAVPISIGHAVGNAMATHKIEKAEFTVLTQKARQQATVDDIINYGAQFLSFFNECQVAFSGLTRLYLQNLKFAESGMLSNILVTCKKLTYLGFQNCETESWMTIKFEHAQLAELSFEDCRFGKVELKWLPRLTRTKFAFWMTYKNLPLSFGHVPLLEAVTLITIALSWHEMVELSTLLFETSVRELHLGFRYEKIWLQPECLTRRVAYAFHRLRIVNLDTIPEGYDLTWTMFILEAAALLEEFCMTVMDHPCEMTMDKEERSQELYSEKKGVEWESPTLNFKHYHLTKLIIFCFESCMISHVRRVMKAAVNLKDVYLYDRVTCRLCQHLKPPRPTTFPPSKKHRCSMRKHLTQDIQSHARIRFLTCAEIRADHAAMIL